A segment of the Flavobacteriales bacterium genome:
TCGTCCAAGGTCTGCGCACGAATGCGGGATCACTGCCATCGCTGTGCGCGGCGATCACGGACTCGATGTAGTCGCTGGGTGCGGGCTGCTCATCCCAGGTCTCGGCGCCCCGATTCAGCATATTCTCCCAGATGGGCGCGAAATGCAGCGCTAGAGCGAGCGCCGTGAAGGCTAGGCCGAGGAGGAGGCTGCGCTTCATTAAGGTTGGTGGTTGCTGCTCCCGGTGCACTCCGGGACGCACGGTCCACGACCGTCTGTTAAGGCTTGCAGGTTGCTCAACCTCAACCTCGGTCAACCTTCAATCCCCAACCTCTTCGACTTGGAAACTGAAGCGCTCCATGATCTGGTTTGCCAAGAGCTTCTTGCACGCCTCGTCCACCTTGGCCTCGGCGGTTTTCTTATCGGCGGCTTCAACGTGCAGCGTGATGTGCTTGCCGATGCGCACGCCTGTGATCTCGGGCAGGCCCAGGTTGCCCATGGCGCCGGAAACGGCCTTGCCTTGCGGGTCGAGCAGGTTGTCGTGGGGCATTACATCGATGGAGGCGCGGTACTTCTTCATGGTGGGGTGGTTAGCCGCAGAGGCGCTGAGAATGCACTGGGCTGGCTCTGCGTCTTTGCGACTCTGTGGCTAGTTTTCTGTGGGTCTTGGGA
Coding sequences within it:
- the purS gene encoding phosphoribosylformylglycinamidine synthase subunit PurS — protein: MKKYRASIDVMPHDNLLDPQGKAVSGAMGNLGLPEITGVRIGKHITLHVEAADKKTAEAKVDEACKKLLANQIMERFSFQVEEVGD